The Candidatus Bathyarchaeota archaeon genomic interval GAAAGGATCGACCGAAGAGTGGACCTAGGTGAGCCCGACTGGGTGGTTTTGGTGGAGATCGTGGGGAAGAGGACTGGTGTAGCGGTGATCCCCAGGGACGGGATACTCAGCGTTCAGAAAGAGCGGGCGGAACTAGCGTCTCAGGGGAAGTAGCGCACCTTTCTCGACCAGGAGGCTCGTGAGAGCACTATAGCGTTCACCGCCCACTGCCTTGAGCTCATTTTCTAAGACCCCAAAAACTTGGGTAATTTCACGGAACTTTTTTTCATCCAGAGCAAGGACGGAATCGTCGGCTTTTCCCAGGATATCAAATGCTTTCCTGAAAGCCGCTTCGCTGAGACTGTCTCCCACCACGATCAGGGCTAATTGCTTAGTATCCGGGCCTATCCCAACCAAGTCCAAGGCCTTAGAGATTTGGTCTTGGCATGACACATAGAGCAGTACCTCGATACTAAGCCCCCGGGAAATTGCCGATCCCGCCTCAATGGCGCCTACCGCGTTCACTGCAGCCATGTAAAGGTGCCTCCACCCTGCGATCCTAGCGGCATTGAATACCTGGAAGCCGGCCGGGCCGATGGCATCTTTGAGGTTTCTCAGAAGCTCGTCTACATCATTCACGGTAACACCATTGAATCCACCGATGGAAACTGCCTTAGTAGAACCCTTTATGGTGGCTATTTTGACCATCTCACTCTACTCTTAAAGTTTAGCTCAGTGCGCGGGTAACCTCTGCTTTGGTTTCCCGGTGAGCGTTGAAGGCGACTTGGAGGAGGCTCAGAGTGTTCCTTCCCTTCCAAGGGAAGGCATAGACTCCCAAGACTTTGGGTAACATCCCGATCAGATGAGAGGAACGATTGATGATAAAGGTCTTCCCAGTTAGGATATGGAGGATAAAACAGTCTCCTTAAAAAAAACCTAAAAAAAGGGGGTTTAGATGGGTCTGGCTAGTTCATGTTTTTCTTTAGCCTTTGGCTGACAACCCTTGCGAGTGATAATTTAAGTCATGGACTTTTTCTTTGGATAAAATTAGTGCGCGAATTGAAGGCACTGGAAATAAATTTCTTCTATTGAAAAAGTTAAAAGGGTTTGGATTACAATTCTCCTAGTAATGATGAAAGCTACTAAAACAATACTAGCGTTGGTAATTATCGTGTTTTCAGTGACATCAGGTTTTACAATTGTTTGGATCGCTAATGCTCAGCCTGCAGATGAGTCGAAGGAGGAAAGTTTTGAGGGTGAATCCCCATATACTTTCCGACTTGAGGGTTTAATAAGTGAAAGTGGAGAGGAGATATCCAACTGGGATGTAACAGTAGTTGCTCAAATTCAGTCAATTGGATCATTCGATCCCTTACTTCCTGGTGGTGTCGGGAAGAATGTTGCCGGAAAAAATGTTAGCATGCCGGGAGATATCATTGAAATCGTCTTGTATGATTTAACCGACGATAAAAAAGTAGAGTATATCATTGGACAAGGCGCAAAGGCAGTAGCCACTCTTGTAGAACTAGATTTAGAACTGGATCATGAATATGAGGTTCGAATAACTACAATTCCGGAAGGAAGACTCTTAGCGGGAACAATAAAAAATGAGTGGATTGAAACGAAAAAAAGTTCCGGTATTCCGGGATTTGGTACAGAGTCGATTATCCTTGGCTTACTTTCGGGTACAATAACGCTTTGGGTATTGAAGAAGAATCAATAGATGCTTGAAAAACTAAGAATAAATTTTATCCAGTAGTAAACTGAGAGCTTAGATTTTTGCATTAATGACTTTACCGGTTATTAAGAAAAAATAATTAATGAGCACGCAAAAAAAATATAATATAAAAAGAGGGGTAATTAGTAAAACTCTAATTCTTTAATTCCACCTTCCGGAGTTTGGTAACGTACGCTTTTCGGAAGGTCGTAAGTTACATAGACAGCTTGTGTTAATTTCTTGGTCCAGTTTGCTAGAGCAGCCTCTCTTCCATTTCGACTTAGATAGTCCGCGACTTCTCTTGTACCTAATCTCTGCCCGGTAATACCAGAACCATCTTGAAGAGCCAAGAAAACCCAAGCTTCCTGGAAAGCTTCAACCAAAGATTCATCGTCGGCGTATCTTTCTTGCATCTCATCGGGCATCGCTGAGGCTTCTGCGAGCGTCAGTTCAGTGGGTTTCAATCGTTTTCCGGGGGGAGAAGCCACGTTTAGAGAATTCACCGCAATGTTGTATTGCTTTAACTCCATTGCTAAACATTGAGTTAATCCTTCGATAGCATACTTAGTTGGGCAATAGCCTATTTCAGCAACAAATCCTACTTCGGCTGATCGTGACGTGATGTTTAAAATGCTGCCACCGCCTTGGTTCTTCATGGTTTCAAAAAATGCTTTTGATAAAATGAATTGCGATCTGATATTAACGTTGAAAGTGAGGTCCCAGTCTTTTACGGTCATCTGATCAAATGTTTTCCATAGGCTGGTTGCGGCATTGTTAACAAGGCAATCGAGTCTTCCATACTTATCTAGAATATCATCTCTCATTTCATAAATTTCTTTCTCGTTAGAGAGATCCATGGGATAAATTGTTACCTCGCCTCCATGAGAGCGGATGGTCTGCGCCATACTTTCCAACTCGGAACTTGTACGGGAGCAGCCTGCGACCTTAGCCCCAGCACGAGCATAAGCGACCGCCATTCCCCGACCAAACCCCCTTCCAGAGCCCGTGACTAAAACTACTTTATCTTTCATTTCATTCAATCTGAAACCCATTGCTATCAACAGTTAACTAATATAAATAATCTTTTTGTATATCAGAAAAGCTCTAACTTAGAATCAATTTAATCATTAGAAACAATATTTTAATTTTTTTATATTATTATTAATACATCTTGGTCATTATTTGCAGGAAAAAGGGAAAAGTTGATGTTAATTGCTTCTTCTCAGGATCTTTCCAGGCCTCTCTCCGGTTAGTTTTCCACCTTTTACTGCCGGAATGCCATTGGTGAAAACATATTCTATTCCTTGCGCATATGTTCTGGGCTCTAACTCCGTTCCGGTTATTCTGAGATTCTTCAAGTCCAATAGTACAATGTCGGCGTATGCACCCTCCCTAAGGATACCACGACCTTGAAGGTTGTGTACTCGGGCTGCGGTCCTAGAGATTCTCTGGACGGCTTCATCAAGTGTGAAAAGATTACCATCTCTAACGTATTTGATGAGGAATAAAGGAAATGCACTGTAGGAATTGATTCCTCGTCGTGTATACGGTGGATTCGGGGAGGAGTATTTACTATCTATTGCCCATGTGTCGAGTCCAACGCTTCCTAAGGGATGGATATAGAATAGGTTATGACTTTCTCGTTCCCAAGCCTTTCTTCCAGATGTATCGGGATACATCAAAGTCTCGTGATCCTCAGTGATTATATCGAAAAAGGTCTCAAGTTGATCGGCTTCTCTATCGGCGGCTATTTCAGCAATGGTCTTTCCATCTATTCCGGGGCTCCTACTTTTTATGATGTAAATGGTCTCTGCCCATTTAGGATTGAAATTTGGGCTACAGTATATCACCCAGCTCCAGGAGCCACTCATGATGACATCTTTAATCTCTGCCCTGAAATCCTTGGACTTTAGCCATTTGCTAAGGTTCTCTCTGCTCCCTAGAGTCCGGAGCCAAGGCTCGAGGAGGGAGGCAAGATAGGGGCCGATCCATGTAAAGCCTCCCCGTATCATAGTGGGTATTGTATCCCAAGTTATATCAAGCTCGTTCTCGGATTCTCGGGCAATTGTATCGAGGGTAACCTTAATGTTCGCTCTTTCTAATTCTTCTGGTGGCGTTGGAATAATGGTCCAACCTGATCTGAGATGAGCTAGATGGAGTCTAACCCCCGTTTCTTTATGAATTTCGATGCTTTCAAGTATCCCTCTAATAGGCTCTGAGGGTTTTCGTCCACTAGTAACGCCGGTCCTGAGACCTGTTTTCCTCCAGTGGGGGCAATAAATCCCATTATATGGTTTTAATGCAGAAACCCCATCAACCAGTTCCTCGGTTGTTGCATAGACATCTGGATCGTAATCTAAGCCTGCACTCATCCCGATGCATCCGTCCTCCATAGCACCCACAATAAGGTCTTTCATTTCCCCCATCTCCTTCTTTGTGGAGGCGCGCTTCGAGTCAAGTCCCATAACGTGTCGGCGTATTGTGGCGTGCCCGACGAGAGGTGCATAATTCATTGATATTCCGATCTCCTCTACTTTATTGAGAAAGCCTTTCATGGTACTCCAGGTTATTTTCCATCCAAAGACCTTGTCCATCCATTCATTCACTTGATCAATTGAATAGAAACGCTTGTTTGGATGGTATTTGTAGGGGTCAAGTTCGGAGAGATAGTCGCTGAGCATCACGGGCATCATTCCTTGGTCACTAACAGGGGCCATGGATTGCCCACATTGACCACCAATGAAGGTCGTAATTCCCTGCATAATGCCATTCTCACAATCAGGATACCATAGAACCGTTTGGTCAAAATGGCTGTGAGCGTCTATAAATCCGGGGAGTGCTGTCAATCCCCTGGCATCCACCACCGTTTTAGCGTCCCCAGTTACATCGCCTAGGGCAACCACTTTATCCCCATTTACGCCGATAGACCCCTTATAGGGGTCTTTCCCCATTCCCTCTACAATTAAGGCGTTATTGATGAGAAAATCAAATTCATCCAAAAAAATTCACTGACAGAAATATAGGTCAAACCTATAAAAAATATTTTAAGTTTTTTGTTGTGGAAATCAAAATCCGATTCATATTATCCAATAAAATGAGTGAAATGAACTATTGGGTAAGATACGGTTATTTAAGATGATTTTTTTTCACTTATTATGATTTCTACCACCCTAATGCAAAGAAACAATATTCGCGCGCATAAATAAGGATAAACGTAATAAGAGACAATTGGGGAGTTGTGGGAGTAATGATGAACCCAAGATCTTTATTTTTCGGTACAGCTCTTGGTATCATATTAATATTTATTGGGTTATCTGGTCCCTGGTTATCATATTCGGCTAAGTGGAGTTATTATGCAAATGAAACAGATAGATATCACGGCGAGACCTTAGCTGAAGCTTCACCATTTTTAATTAAATACACATTGAATGTAACTTCGAGCACTTCACGTCCTGGGCTCATCCGAGAAATAGTCCCACTTAAAATATATTTAGGCGCGAATAACAAATTTTTCTATGATCCCATGGCATCACTATTAGGGTTATTCTGTACAGTTGGTGCAGTCATAAGTTTATCTAGTCAATTTTGGAAAAAACAGGATATTTCGTTCTTCGGAGGGCTTTTAAGTCTCTTAGCTACTATCTCCTTTTTCATTACACTCCCTAGAAATATCAACGTTATTTATTTAACCACGATGCCTCATTGGGTCTACACTTCAATAGGAGCAATTGTCGTAATGGTGTCCGCGATATCTGATTCAATAGAATCCTTTATCCGGGCTATTTTGAACACGACTCTACTTGTTACATAAAACGTATTGAATTAAAGTTGTAGACATGATTAAAGCTTACCATTTGAGTAAAAACGAATATTTGTACATACCGCGTCAGGAGCTTTGTAGTTAATAGGTATACATTGACTTTGCGTATAATAGATAATCCAGAAAGAACTATAGTTTCAAGTACTTTCTTCTTGGATCTATTATATCCCTTAATGTCTCTCCTATTGTATTGAACGAGAAAGCCACCAGAAAAATAGCTAAGCCCGGGACTACGGCGGCCCATGGTGCGTAGACCAAATATGCTCTTGATTGTTGCATGAGGACTCCCCAGTCAGGAGTTGGAGGACTTGGACCAAGTCCCAGAAAGCTGAGACCGGCTACGCTCAAAAGAGTTCCAGGCATACTAAAGGTCATTTGTACAATGATTGGCGTTAGAATATTTGGGAAGATATGACGGACCATAATGCGGTTCCTACTTGAGCCTAAAGCCCTGGCGTATTCTATATATCCGGTCTCTTTAACCGAGAAGGTTAGACTTCTCGATAATCGCGTGTAACCGCTGATTCTCCCTATCGTCACTGACCACATAGCGTTCCAGAGTCCAGGACCTAATACATTGATAATAGCTAATGCAAGAAGCAACCCTGGAAAGCTCATTAGAATGTCTACTCCTCTCATAACTGCATCATCAACATAGCCCCCAACATATCCAGATATTATTCCAAGTGCTATGCCGATCGTTGCGGAAATGAGGGTTGGGATAACAGTCACCATTAAGGCAACTCTGCTCCCCCAGATGATTAGAGATAAAATATCTCGCCCAACAAAATCTGATCCAAGAAAATATTTCGGACCTGGGGGTACAAGTCTATTTGCTAGATCTACCCGCTCGTACCCTGTGGGAGCAAGAAATTGAGGAAATGCAGCAAAAAGGATTAACGTGAAAACGATACTTAACGCGAAAATGATAGTGGGTTCTCCTTTTGCAGCTTTGAATAGTTCACCTATAATGTTCCGCCTTTCCATTTATATTCCCCTCTCATAACGGATCCTAGGGTCTAAATATACATATAACACATCTACAACTAGGTTTGTTAAACTGTAAATAATGGCGATAAACAGGATACATCCCTGAACAACAGGGTAATCTCTCATTGATACGCTTTGGGTTGTTAGAAACCCAAGGCCAGGATAGGAAAAGATTGTTTCGACAATGAATGACCCGCTTAGGGCCCATCCAAAGGACATACCCAGGACGGTAACTATAGGTAATAGAGCATTTCGGAGAATATGTGAAATTAAAATTCTTCTGTTTTTTAGACCTTTTGCTCTTGCAGTTTTTACAAAGTCCTGACCTGCAACTTCCAGTAAACTACCTCGGGTAATTCGGCTGATATAACTTATACCACCTACTGAGGTAGCTAAAGCCGGTAAAACAAGGTGCCTTAATTCCCCCGCGCCAAATGCGGGAAACAATTTAATCTTCAATGCAAAAAGATAAATTAGAACTATTCCAACGAGGAAAGACGGAAGGGACCAACCGAAAATTACCATGAATCTTATGAATTTATCAATCCGTGAACCAGCTTTATAGGCTGAGATGACTCCGAGAAATAATCCACCTGCAGTTACCAAAGACATGGAAAAAATAGCTAGGTTTATCGTGTAGCGAAATCTATTGCGTAATAAATACGTTGTAGAAACGTTTGATATTAATGATTTGCCCCAATTCCCTGTTAGTAAATTTTTTAGCCATATAATATATTGAACGTAGATAGGCCGGTCTAAGCCCATTTGACGTCGTATAATAACGATAACATCTTCAGTAGCCCGTTGCCCAAGAATTATTTCTGCCGGGTCACCGGGGATTAATCTGACGAGGGTAAAAACGATTAGGCTAATTCCAAGAAGTGTCGGGATTAGGTATAGACCACGTTTTAGAATATATTTCCACATATAACCATTCAATAACGGTTTGTGATTCTTATAAGATTTTTGTCAGTTTAAATATAAAGTTTTTATCATAATTTCTATATTATGTAGGTTCTAAATTGTTCATCAAAATTCAAAATGTTAGTCAAATAGAGTATGATTATATTACTATCTAGAGAGTGAAAAGGAGTAAAAATACTTTAAAAATATTCATTTCTAATAGTATATAATTAATAACTTATAGAGGTCATAGGAGAGGTGTTTATTTAATGTCCCTACTTTCTCAATATTACTGCACTAGGTGGCATGCTGCAAGGTGTCCCTGTTTCTCTACTAATTCAGGTTCAACGGTTCTACAGATTTCAGGATTGCCTTGATCCTCTGTTAATACACATCTCGGATGGAATCTACATCCTGAAGGAGTGTCGATTTGATCAGATATTTCGCCTTTAATTTTGATTTCCTGAACTTTTATTTTTGGATTTGGCGAGCGCACAGCTGAAAATAATGCTTGAGCGTACGGATGCAACGGGGTATTAATTATTTCATCGGTTAATCCGGTTTCAACTATTTTTCCAAGATACATAACCGCTATGCGATCTGAAACATATCTTGCAACGGCCAAGTCGTGTGTGATAAAAAGCATAGAAAGATTGAGTTTATCACGAACTGAGAGTAGAAAATTTAGAATATTAGCTTGAATCGAAGCATCCAGCATTGATACAGGTTCATCGCAAATTAGGAGTTTTGGATTTAGAACCAAAGCTCTTGCAATTGAAACACGTTGCATTTGGCCCCCGCTCAGCTCGTTTGGATATTTAGTAATTATATCATCAACAGGAACCAAATTTACAGTTTCCATACTTTTGATGATGAGATTATTTTTTTCCTCTTTAGTTTTTGCGAGTTTGTGAACATGTATGGATTCACCAATAATATCATAGACTCGCATTCGAGGATCCAAGGATCCAAAAGGATCCTGTAAGATTATTTGAATCTCGCGTCTAAACTTTAGTTCATCCCGCTGGGAAGAGTCAAGATCAATGCCATTAACGAAAACCTTACCGCCGGTCTTGGGGGTCAAATTTAGGATTACTCGTCCTATCGTGGTCTTGCCGCATCCACTTTCGCCTACCAGGGCTAAAACTTCTCCTTCTTTAATAGTAAAATCTACGCCATCAACGGCTTTAACGTAAGTTTTTTTTCCTCTCAAAATGTCTAGGAATCCGCCTCTTAGAACGAACCATTTTTCAAGGTCTTTGACTTCCACAATATTTTTTGCCATAGGCATATCATTCCGCCAGGTGACAAGCAACTGGATGTTTTTGTTTCTCAGTCAAAACCGGGTCAATGGTCCTGCAGATTTCTGGGGTTCCTTTTGAGTTATACAATGAACATCTTGGGTGGAATCTACAGCCATTTGGAGGGTTCATCATATCGGGAGGATCCCCTGAAATACCATCTATTTTTTTTGTAGACCGGATGTCTGGAAAAGCATTGACCAACGCTTGAGTGTAAGGATGAATTGCGTCATTAAAAATTGTATTCACTTGACCCGTTTCAACTACTTTACCAGCATACATTATGGTACATCTATCTGCCATCTGAGCAATCACAGAGAGGTCATGACTAATCAATAAAACTGAAAGACTCATACGTTCTTGGATATTACGCATAACTTGTAACACATTTCTCTGGGCGATTAGGTCGAGTGCAGTTGTGGGCTCGTCAGCGATTAAAAATGAAGGGTCACAACCAAGTGCCATAGCTATCATGACTCTTTGCTTCATCCCTCCGCTTAATTCATGTGGAAAACTTTGGGAAAATCTCTCTGAAATTCCAACTTCTGAAAGTAAGTTAATAGATCTTCCGTTAGCTTCTTCTTTTCCAATTTCTTCATGTGCCCTAATAGCTTCTGATATTTGATCGGTTATAGTCATACAAGGATTGAGTGCGTTCATTGCCCCCTGGAAGATGATGGAGAGCTCTGTCCATCTAACTCTTCTAAATTCTTCGTCTGTTAAGTTAATGAGATTTTTTCCATTTAGCTGAATTTCCCCTTGTGTAACATGACCATTCGCAGGTAATAGTCGAAGTATAGAATATGCAAGCGTTGATTTACCGCAAGCTGATTCACCTGCTAGTCCCATGACCTCCCCTTCCTTAATTTGGAGGTCCACACCTTCAACTGCTTTTAATGATCTTTTCTCAACAGTATATTCTGTAACTAGGTCTTTAATAAAAATAGAAAAAGGAGAGGTGGCCATTTGCTTTCAGCCGAGCTAGTCTTCGAAGTAAGAATCGGCGAACCACACGTAAACGTTTGGTTCAGTATAGATGTTCTCAAGCTCTGGAACAGTTGTATAGATATAAGGTGCAGCATACAACATGACTCCGTAAGCATTTTCCATCCATATTACCTGTGCTTCTTCACTAGCCGTGACTCTTTCTGCGTATGGTGCTGTGGAAATGGCTAAGTCCAGTAGAGCATCAAGCTCTGGATTTTCGTTATACCATCGGTTATTGCTTTGTTCACTGTAGTACAGTGAGAACAGATCGTCTCCTGCCCAAAGCGTGTCAGCATGCCAACCTCTGAAGTTTAGATGGAACTGGAACTCTGGAGTCTTTCCTTCTAAGTAGTCGGCACGTGCTCCTCTAGTAAGGGCGTTCATGGCCGCTCTTTCCGCCAGTATAAGGTTTGCAGTGATTCCAACATCCGCTAGATAAGTTTTTATTGCGGTTGCAGCCTCAAGGTGCTTTTCTCTTCCTGATGTAACATAGAAGTCAACCTCTAACCCATCAGCATAGCCGGCATCTGCAAGCAGCGCCTTTGCTTTCGCAGGATCGTAGTCATACACCTTATGACTCTTGTATCCAGACGTACCCACAGGTGCAGGAGAGTCAATAACTGAAGCGTATTTACCCCAGATAACAGGCACCAGTTCCTCACGATTTATGGCGTGGGTAATGGCCTTCCTTACTCGGATATCATCAGTAGGAGGATAAGCACTGTTCATTTGTATTTGCTGCATGATTGGAGTCGGCTTTATCCATAGCTTGTAACCAGCATCCTCAAGTGATTCAACTGCCTCGATTGGTGTTGGGAAGATGAAGTCGAATGAACCGGCTTCGAAAGCCATCACACGGGCAGTATCATCTACGGCCGCGTAAATTTCGATCTCATCAATTCGGGGTTTGTTTCCTCTCCAGTGCGGGTTGAGATCCATTTTTGCATAAACCATTGGCTCTATATCATACCATTTCCAAGGACCGGTTCCAGGGGGAATTCCAACCATTGGATAATTGTTTATGTTATCGGTCTCAACAACCCAGTCATAGGAGACGATATTTGTCCACCCTTGACAAAGCCACGCAAAGAGGTTGTTCATGGGGACTTTAGTCACCATGCGTATTGTCCAGTCATCGATGATCTCGTAGGACTCAATTCTTGCGTCTAATGACCAGATCATGTTGCCTGGTCTTGGGTCGTCCCTTGAAAGGCTCCAGTAGACGTCCTGGATGTCTAGTTCCGTTCCGTCACTGAACTTGAGTCCTTCCCGGATTTTAAAGTCCCAGGTCAATTCATCTACCTGTTCATATGATTCAGCTATAATAGGCTTGAAGATAATCTCTCCACTAGGTCCCCACCACATCCTGAATAGAGGTTCATGGACCAACTGGTCTATACCATTCAGGAAGTCATTTCCATAGTGAGGGGGGTCAAAGTCTCGAGGAGCGGAATTGTACCCGATTCTCAATACCACTTTGTCCTCATCTGCGGTAGCAGGGCTAGGTGCAGGAGCTGGCGCAGGAGTTATGGAAGGTGTGGGAACTGGACGGTCACTGAGCTC includes:
- the cgi121 gene encoding KEOPS complex subunit Cgi121 encodes the protein MVKIATIKGSTKAVSIGGFNGVTVNDVDELLRNLKDAIGPAGFQVFNAARIAGWRHLYMAAVNAVGAIEAGSAISRGLSIEVLLYVSCQDQISKALDLVGIGPDTKQLALIVVGDSLSEAAFRKAFDILGKADDSVLALDEKKFREITQVFGVLENELKAVGGERYSALTSLLVEKGALLPLRR
- a CDS encoding SDR family oxidoreductase, whose amino-acid sequence is MKDKVVLVTGSGRGFGRGMAVAYARAGAKVAGCSRTSSELESMAQTIRSHGGEVTIYPMDLSNEKEIYEMRDDILDKYGRLDCLVNNAATSLWKTFDQMTVKDWDLTFNVNIRSQFILSKAFFETMKNQGGGSILNITSRSAEVGFVAEIGYCPTKYAIEGLTQCLAMELKQYNIAVNSLNVASPPGKRLKPTELTLAEASAMPDEMQERYADDESLVEAFQEAWVFLALQDGSGITGQRLGTREVADYLSRNGREAALANWTKKLTQAVYVTYDLPKSVRYQTPEGGIKELEFY
- a CDS encoding amidohydrolase family protein — its product is MDEFDFLINNALIVEGMGKDPYKGSIGVNGDKVVALGDVTGDAKTVVDARGLTALPGFIDAHSHFDQTVLWYPDCENGIMQGITTFIGGQCGQSMAPVSDQGMMPVMLSDYLSELDPYKYHPNKRFYSIDQVNEWMDKVFGWKITWSTMKGFLNKVEEIGISMNYAPLVGHATIRRHVMGLDSKRASTKKEMGEMKDLIVGAMEDGCIGMSAGLDYDPDVYATTEELVDGVSALKPYNGIYCPHWRKTGLRTGVTSGRKPSEPIRGILESIEIHKETGVRLHLAHLRSGWTIIPTPPEELERANIKVTLDTIARESENELDITWDTIPTMIRGGFTWIGPYLASLLEPWLRTLGSRENLSKWLKSKDFRAEIKDVIMSGSWSWVIYCSPNFNPKWAETIYIIKSRSPGIDGKTIAEIAADREADQLETFFDIITEDHETLMYPDTSGRKAWERESHNLFYIHPLGSVGLDTWAIDSKYSSPNPPYTRRGINSYSAFPLFLIKYVRDGNLFTLDEAVQRISRTAARVHNLQGRGILREGAYADIVLLDLKNLRITGTELEPRTYAQGIEYVFTNGIPAVKGGKLTGERPGKILRRSN
- a CDS encoding ABC transporter permease, producing the protein MERRNIIGELFKAAKGEPTIIFALSIVFTLILFAAFPQFLAPTGYERVDLANRLVPPGPKYFLGSDFVGRDILSLIIWGSRVALMVTVIPTLISATIGIALGIISGYVGGYVDDAVMRGVDILMSFPGLLLALAIINVLGPGLWNAMWSVTIGRISGYTRLSRSLTFSVKETGYIEYARALGSSRNRIMVRHIFPNILTPIIVQMTFSMPGTLLSVAGLSFLGLGPSPPTPDWGVLMQQSRAYLVYAPWAAVVPGLAIFLVAFSFNTIGETLRDIIDPRRKYLKL
- a CDS encoding ABC transporter permease, producing the protein MNGYMWKYILKRGLYLIPTLLGISLIVFTLVRLIPGDPAEIILGQRATEDVIVIIRRQMGLDRPIYVQYIIWLKNLLTGNWGKSLISNVSTTYLLRNRFRYTINLAIFSMSLVTAGGLFLGVISAYKAGSRIDKFIRFMVIFGWSLPSFLVGIVLIYLFALKIKLFPAFGAGELRHLVLPALATSVGGISYISRITRGSLLEVAGQDFVKTARAKGLKNRRILISHILRNALLPIVTVLGMSFGWALSGSFIVETIFSYPGLGFLTTQSVSMRDYPVVQGCILFIAIIYSLTNLVVDVLYVYLDPRIRYERGI
- a CDS encoding ATP-binding cassette domain-containing protein, whose protein sequence is MAKNIVEVKDLEKWFVLRGGFLDILRGKKTYVKAVDGVDFTIKEGEVLALVGESGCGKTTIGRVILNLTPKTGGKVFVNGIDLDSSQRDELKFRREIQIILQDPFGSLDPRMRVYDIIGESIHVHKLAKTKEEKNNLIIKSMETVNLVPVDDIITKYPNELSGGQMQRVSIARALVLNPKLLICDEPVSMLDASIQANILNFLLSVRDKLNLSMLFITHDLAVARYVSDRIAVMYLGKIVETGLTDEIINTPLHPYAQALFSAVRSPNPKIKVQEIKIKGEISDQIDTPSGCRFHPRCVLTEDQGNPEICRTVEPELVEKQGHLAACHLVQ
- a CDS encoding ABC transporter ATP-binding protein translates to MATSPFSIFIKDLVTEYTVEKRSLKAVEGVDLQIKEGEVMGLAGESACGKSTLAYSILRLLPANGHVTQGEIQLNGKNLINLTDEEFRRVRWTELSIIFQGAMNALNPCMTITDQISEAIRAHEEIGKEEANGRSINLLSEVGISERFSQSFPHELSGGMKQRVMIAMALGCDPSFLIADEPTTALDLIAQRNVLQVMRNIQERMSLSVLLISHDLSVIAQMADRCTIMYAGKVVETGQVNTIFNDAIHPYTQALVNAFPDIRSTKKIDGISGDPPDMMNPPNGCRFHPRCSLYNSKGTPEICRTIDPVLTEKQKHPVACHLAE
- a CDS encoding ABC transporter substrate-binding protein, producing MSNQDKTLQTVSIALIVVAVLLSLVSYNAIGGIKQQVADLETLSTSISGDVGTLASSIDALSAAIEELSDRPVPTPSITPAPAPAPSPATADEDKVVLRIGYNSAPRDFDPPHYGNDFLNGIDQLVHEPLFRMWWGPSGEIIFKPIIAESYEQVDELTWDFKIREGLKFSDGTELDIQDVYWSLSRDDPRPGNMIWSLDARIESYEIIDDWTIRMVTKVPMNNLFAWLCQGWTNIVSYDWVVETDNINNYPMVGIPPGTGPWKWYDIEPMVYAKMDLNPHWRGNKPRIDEIEIYAAVDDTARVMAFEAGSFDFIFPTPIEAVESLEDAGYKLWIKPTPIMQQIQMNSAYPPTDDIRVRKAITHAINREELVPVIWGKYASVIDSPAPVGTSGYKSHKVYDYDPAKAKALLADAGYADGLEVDFYVTSGREKHLEAATAIKTYLADVGITANLILAERAAMNALTRGARADYLEGKTPEFQFHLNFRGWHADTLWAGDDLFSLYYSEQSNNRWYNENPELDALLDLAISTAPYAERVTASEEAQVIWMENAYGVMLYAAPYIYTTVPELENIYTEPNVYVWFADSYFED